GAACCCAGTTAATATCGGGTCGGAGCTCAGTGAGCTGCTCAGATCCTTGCCGGAGGTGCGCTCCATCCAGACTGCCTTGAATAAGAACAACTGGGAAGGACGCTGTCTTCATGCGTTCAAGGATATTATAACGTTCTTGTTGGTTCTCCATATCTTCTAAAATAACAGCATCCAGCGGCATTTGTTGGCCTGTGCGTGCATTAAGGACATGGGTTCGTCCTGTTTGCTTCATCTCCTGCTTTTGTTCTTCCGTCAACAAATCCAGCTTCGTAACCCCGTTCCAGGAGATGACCCCGCTAACTTCACTCGGATGATCAAGCGTGTAGACTAGACAAATGCCCCCTCCAAGACTATGTCCTAGAAGGAATAAGGGCAAGCTGCCGAATTTCGGGTGCTGGCTAAGGTAGGACAACAGTATTTCCATGTCCTTCAGCTCGCGACGAAAGGTGTTGCGGGCGAATTTTTCAAGCTCGGTAAAATGCAGCAGATCCTCTCCGATTCCAGCATGAGAGAAGTTGAAGGTGATCACTTCATGATCTTGGCTGAGAGTAGTGGCTATGTAAGGAAACATCCCCCAATCTTTGAAGCCCTTGTAGCCGTGTGCAATAACGATAAGGCTCTTAGGTGCTTCTTGGGCAGGAAAGTGTGAGCAGCGGAGAACAGCGTCTTCACCAGCGGGTATTTCGAAATTACGATGCTGCATAGGGTAATCCCCTCTCTCTATATATAAATGAAGTAAATCAGCTAGTCCATCACGAAAGCGGCTAGATAGACTTCCAAAGCATTTTCTTTTAAGATAGCAGAAAGAATCTTATAGGACTATAATTTAAAATTGAAATGAATGACCTGTATAATGATCATACCATTATTGAAGTAGTATAGGATACACGTCCATAAGGAGCGTGAAATTTTGATTTACGGAATCGGACATGATGTGTTAGAAATTGAGCGAATCTCAGAGGTAATACGCAGGGGACAGGGCAAGAAATTCAACCAGCGCATCCTAACGGAGCAAGAGTACCAGCTTGCTGAGCAACGAGGTGGAAGGTTGGCTGAGTTCGTAGCCGGGCGTTTTGCTGCCAAGGAAGCTGTTGTGAAGGCTTTAGGTTGTGGCATTGGTAATGTGGTTGGTTTTCAGGATATTGAGATATTACCTGGCCGCAAAGGTAAGCCGGAAGTAACCTTATCATGCGAAGCCTGGAGCAGACTAGATCTACCTGAAGGACAGAAGTATACCATTCATCTTACGATAACACATGGCCGTGATTTGGCTTCAGCTTTTGCGGTGGTGGAGGAGCTAGGTTCATGAATTGAACCGTGATTATAGAAGGGCAAGGAGAGTTACAATGAAACAACAAGAACGACAGGATTTGCAGGAACGAGAAGAAGGACGAGAGTTAAAAAAAGGACAAGATCTGCAAGATCAAGATGAACGACCAAAACAGCTGGATTTTAAAGAAGGACAAGATAAACAAGATCAGGAGCTGCGGGAGGTCAAGCAATATTTCAGTTATCATTTGCTGGAGTGGTATCAAGGGCAGAAACGGGATTTGCCATGGCGCAGGCATCGCAATCCTTATTATATTTGGATTTCTGAAATCATGCTGCAGCAGACAAGGGTAGATACGGTAATCCCTTATTTTAATCGTTTTATTGAACGCTTTCCGACGGTGGAGTCACTCGCTGACGCCCCTGAAGAAGACGTGCTTAAGTGTTGGGAAGGCTTAGGATATTATTCCCGCGCACGTAATATACAGCATGCAGCCAAGCAGGTAAAGGAGCTTTATGGTGGACAGGTGCCGAATGACCGTGATGCGGTGTTCAGCTTAAAGGGAGTGGGCCCTTACACAGCAGGGGCTATTCTCAGCATCGCGTTTAATCGGCCAGAGCCAGCGGTAGATGGTAATGTAATGCGGGTGTTGTCCCGATACTTCCTCATCGAGGATGATATCGCTAAGGGACCCACCCGCGTGAAAATGGAGCGCCTGGCGGCTGAGCTGATCCCGGAGGGGGAAGCTGCCTCATTTAATCAGGCGCTTATGGAGCTCGGGGCGCTCGTATGCACCCCGAAATCACCGAGCTGCTTAACCTGCCCGGTGATGGAGCATTGCGCTGCGCGCCTGGCGGGCTGCGAGACTTCGCTGCCCGTCAAGACCAAGGCCAAGCCGCCGCGCCCAGAGGAGCGGCTGGCGGCCTTAATCGAGGGCCGCGGTACCCACGCGGGCCAAGTGCTCATCCGGCAGCGGCCACAAAGCGGGCTGTTAGCCCGCATGTGGGAGCTGCCGCACTGGCAGGCGCCGCCAGCGGAAGGCGGCGCTAAGAACGCGCGGCTGCCGGAGGCCGCGGCGCTGGACCGGCTGCGCCGGTCACTGCGGCAGGCCGGGATCTCCGCCCGGCCTGAGGAGCACTGGATGGCTGCTGAGCATATTTTCAGCCATATTGTGTGGACCCTGCAGGTGTATCGCTGCAGGGAGGAGGATGCCCTTCCGCTGCCAATAGCGGCAGAAGGACGGGCAGCCTACACCGCGGATGCAGGCCTGTTCCCAGAGATGGACAGCAGCGTGCCCGTCGAGAAATTTGAGGACGGTAATGCTAGTCCAGAGGATGGCGGAGCCGTGCGCTGGATCAGTCGTGAGGACATGGCTAATTATGCGTTCCCTAATGTCTTCTTGAAGCTGCTGAACCTTTATTTCGATGAGCAGGAAGAGCTGGCGAAGTCGGGGAAGTAGCAGATTATCCGATGTAGCAGAAGAATGAGTTGTAAGAGAAGCAACTGATACATGAGAAGTGCCTGAAGTAAGTAAAGTACACTGAAGTCGATGAGTAAGAAACGCATCCAAAGTCTCTGGAGTAGGAAATATGTTAAATGCGTCGATTGCTAAGTGAGTTGATTGTCTTGATGCAGTTTGATGTGTTAAATGTGTTGAATATATAAGTTGTGTGTGAAGAGAGAGTGGCGTACGCATCTAAACATGATCACTTACCTCATCCCCGTGGTCAGTTTAAAGGGAATTCCTCCCTATAAACTGGCTGTGGGGATCTGTTTCTGATCTCTTTAGGGAAAAACTCCCTTTAATTTGGGTGAATATCTGAATTATGCTCCAATATGGATGATTTAGAGGGAGGATTTCCCTAATTACTCGTATTTAAGTGTTTATGAGCACAATTAGAGGAAGTTATTC
This genomic stretch from Paenibacillus sp. FSL H7-0737 harbors:
- a CDS encoding alpha/beta hydrolase, whose product is MQHRNFEIPAGEDAVLRCSHFPAQEAPKSLIVIAHGYKGFKDWGMFPYIATTLSQDHEVITFNFSHAGIGEDLLHFTELEKFARNTFRRELKDMEILLSYLSQHPKFGSLPLFLLGHSLGGGICLVYTLDHPSEVSGVISWNGVTKLDLLTEEQKQEMKQTGRTHVLNARTGQQMPLDAVILEDMENQQERYNILERMKTASFPVVLIQGSLDGAHLRQGSEQLTELRPDINWVHIPEGNHTFGTVHPFAGTTPQLELAIASTTNFIDQTLAN
- the acpS gene encoding holo-ACP synthase; translation: MIYGIGHDVLEIERISEVIRRGQGKKFNQRILTEQEYQLAEQRGGRLAEFVAGRFAAKEAVVKALGCGIGNVVGFQDIEILPGRKGKPEVTLSCEAWSRLDLPEGQKYTIHLTITHGRDLASAFAVVEELGS
- the mutY gene encoding A/G-specific adenine glycosylase, with amino-acid sequence MKQQERQDLQEREEGRELKKGQDLQDQDERPKQLDFKEGQDKQDQELREVKQYFSYHLLEWYQGQKRDLPWRRHRNPYYIWISEIMLQQTRVDTVIPYFNRFIERFPTVESLADAPEEDVLKCWEGLGYYSRARNIQHAAKQVKELYGGQVPNDRDAVFSLKGVGPYTAGAILSIAFNRPEPAVDGNVMRVLSRYFLIEDDIAKGPTRVKMERLAAELIPEGEAASFNQALMELGALVCTPKSPSCLTCPVMEHCAARLAGCETSLPVKTKAKPPRPEERLAALIEGRGTHAGQVLIRQRPQSGLLARMWELPHWQAPPAEGGAKNARLPEAAALDRLRRSLRQAGISARPEEHWMAAEHIFSHIVWTLQVYRCREEDALPLPIAAEGRAAYTADAGLFPEMDSSVPVEKFEDGNASPEDGGAVRWISREDMANYAFPNVFLKLLNLYFDEQEELAKSGK